Sequence from the Zeugodacus cucurbitae isolate PBARC_wt_2022May chromosome 5, idZeuCucr1.2, whole genome shotgun sequence genome:
ATTGGCTAGCCGCCGGCAACACAAAGTGGGGTTGGGCGGATGTCAAGCGCTATTATGAGAAGGCAGTGCGCCCGGTGGGTAACGCCACACATCCGAAGGGCTATGTGGTGCTTACCGAGGACTATACAGGCGCTAAGACGATGATAGACACGGCGATCTTCAATGCCACCGCCGAGTTGGGCTTGCCAAGGTTGGGAAAGCTGTACAATGGCATAGAAGTTGGAACAATGTATTTGCCTATAACGATAAAAGATGGCAGACGCATGTCCACGGGCAAAGTGCATTTGGCTAAAGTGTCGGGGCGCCCCAATTTGCACGTGATCAAAAACGCGCATGTGCGTAAGATACACTTCGACCGCGCCGGTACGATAGCCACTAAAGTGACGTTCGTGCTGCGTGGCATGTACGAGCTGAGCGCCAAGGTGCGCAAGGAGGTAGTGCTCTCAGCCGGCACTATAGATTCTCCAAAGCTGTTGCTCTTATCCGGCGTTGGACCGCACAAGCATCTCAAAGCGTTGCGTATACCGGTGGTGCGCGACCTGGAGATCGGTACGAACTTGTGTGATCACGTGATTACTACGCTTTTCTTTAGGTTACCCAACAAAACCTTGATTGCGCCCAGTCAATTGCGCGCCTTGGATGGCATCTACGACTATCTAATACACAATCGCGGCAATTTGCGAGGCAATCCTAGCGGCACCACGTCCTTTGTAAATACCAAAGGTGACAGCGCGGTGCCAGACTTACAGCTGCATTACACGCTCTACCGACGTGAAAATATAGACCACTTCCGAAGTCACTTGAGCAGGCGCGATGATAAGATCGTTGCACGCTTAAGTAAGCATTTCAAAGACGCACATTTGATATCCTTCATGTTGATATTGGCCAAACCACGCTCCGTTGGCAAGTTACGACTACGCAGTGCCGATTATCTGGATCCGCCACGCATGTACTCCAACTATCTCGATGATCCCGAAGATGTGGCGACGCTGCTGCGAGGCATACGCTTTCTCGAGCGTCTAGAGCGCACGAAGACGATGCGCGCGCTAAATGCAACACTGATTCATATACCTTGCGACGAATGCGACGGCTACAAGTACCGTACGGACGCCTATTGGCGCTGTTACATCAAATACATGGGCGAGGGTGGCTTCCACCACACAAGCACGGTGAAAATGGGACCCAAAAGTGATCGGGATGCCTGTGTGGACCCGCGCTTGCTACTGTACGGCGTAAAGAATGTACGCGTAGCGGACGCCAGCATAATGCCCGATGTGCCACGAAGCAATACGAATGCGCCGACGATTATGATTGGCGAACGTGCGGCTGACTTTATAAAGGAGGATTGGAAGGAGTGCGACGAGCGAGTGGAGCCGAAGTGAGAGGAGCACATTTTTCGGATAAAAGTtacgaaatatattataatacatttattaaCTGTATTTACTGGACAATAAGTCAAATAACCGTATGGGAGTTTGggtttcaaattaaaatgcaaaaggtaaataaataaaactagcgTTTTTTGTGTAGAAATTTTCAGCATTCGAAAGCTAGTAGCTAGTAGATTATTTGGTCCACTTTCCAAAaaggtaaaatataaaaattgatctTAAAAAAGTATCAacatttgttgtaaaaatttgaaaaaccacAAAAATCTTCTCTGCCATTTTACATAAGTCGAGAGAAACCGGCACTACAAGAAAATACAGCACTTACGTAACACGTAAAACTTTAATATCGAAAACCCATAATAATTTTCACTTAGACACAACTAATGACGGACCCTCCAAAATAAGTTTGccaaaattttgcataaaatttgtgGGCATTTCAAAATGTTGTCCTCTCTTTTATTGCCattacaaaaaaacacaaaaacgatTTCGACTACGCGGGCGCCATTAACAATCGTAGGATTCACAGCACATGGGAAAAGGCTTGGAGTTGTCCTGCGGCGTGTGCTTGCAGCTAGCTGGTGCGGCAATGGACGGACAGCTATaacaacaaattgaaataaaaaacaataattatcaCTAAAAGTAGCAACAAAGTGGAGCGCAGCAACATACGTTATGGCAGAGATTTCGCCGGGTCCATCGCAGGTATACTGGGCGCATTCGCCTCTTATTTGGAACTTTTCGTGCTTATTCGCCTTTTCACCGCTAAGCTCACAATCGGCTTTTGGGGAATCGAAAGgaagaaagcaaatattattttttaaatattttcaaacacatCGACGCGCCATCACACACTTACCGGCCGCTGCGCTGTCCAGCAAGGCAGCTAATACCACCACcaataacaaagcaacaacaccaaaaaactTCATAGCGACTTATGGGAGATTTCTAGATTTCTATCTTCACTTGACAAAACTCAAAGAACGACTGTGCGCTGCCTACTCAATGTCAGCGCTTATTAATACTCTTCAGTGCGGTGCGGTTGTTTATTgttagttatttttgttttgttttgaaattctaatatttaatGTGTTTATTGAGTGCTCGGAACACAGCGCAACTATCAGCGCGATTCAGTGCGATTTAAAGACAGATACTAAAATATAGGGGATTGCCGGAACGCTTGAGAACCGGTTCGGTTCAAGCAGGTGATAGGGTGAGGAGTGGGGgaacagtattttttttttcaaatataaacacacacacgttTTGGAGGCTCGCTGTGTTCCCGTATGAAGTTGtttaatacgattttttaatattccgaTAATTGCCCCTTAAGTACACGGGTATTTTGAACTTACGTCAGTGACATGTTTGGATATGCaattacgatttttttattctaaattcataatttttgtttctaattaattcgaaattaaatatacaaacgGAATAGATTAATTGACAACTTAGCATTAGTCGGCACATTTGATTTGGGTGCAGCAGTCGGGATAAGGCTTGCTATAATCGGGTGGCTGCTCAATGCAACCGTGTCGTAGCAGATAACGGTCACAGCTGCAAGTGAGAAATGTGAAATAGCAcataaagtaaaagtaaattattaaaattaaaacaaaaaaggattaaTAGTATGGATTTTAAATTCTGACAGTTGCTTGGGCGAGTTTTTGGTGTAAACTGAAGGGCCCTACGCTATACGGAACTAATCGAAAGTCTGATAGATTCTTTAAGCAGTTTATTATAGTGAAATTTAGCCATTACTCGGCAGCAAAGCAAATAGCTGAATATAATTAATCTATGTTTCTGCCTCGTAGGTTTTATACCTACAAAAACGCGAGCGGTGGTCACGTACTAACTGAACAAAATAGCTACGTTTGTGTTATCTCCTAAATTGTGTACCGAATTGGTGGTTTAGGAATCTCAATAAGATTAATAACGTAAATTGTCGATAAAGAGGTTACAGGGAGACGATTTAGTACTCAAAATGCGAGCAAAACTAGATTAAGACATGGCAAACTGatttttatacacaaatttgataTTAAAGTCACAGATCAGTAAGACAAAGCGAAAGATCTTGAAAAATAACAGTtcaagattgaaaaaaaaatgcaataatcaTATTAAGGAGAAAATGTAAAAGTTGATCAAGCTCcaagatttcttttttttcttactttcagTACTAGGTCTCATTTTTAAGAGCTATTTGTATCGCAGACTCTCtacaaattaattttggttGAAAAGAAAGAATGGAGTTAACAGAAAAAGCGACGAAAGATCTAAGCGAAATTTATCATATATTGttcagtttaaaaataaaaattcgaaaaatttaaaatagatttgaaaaaaaaaattcttaaaaccaATAACAAGTTTTCTTAATGTTcactttaaattaataaaaaaatatcccaACTTACTGCTTTATCACCAGCACATAATCGTAGCGGCAAGATACCGTTATGCATTGATATTCTATATCTATGGGATACAGGGTGTCATTGACCGGCACCGCGAGCTGGAGTTCCTCATAGTAACAGTGGTTTGGTAGCACTAAATGGCGAAACAAACAGTAAGATCATAAAAGTAAGGAAACACATTTAAGTGGAATGAATTATTTTCGTAtggaaattaatgattttgtaatggaaatgaatttatataaatttttatttttttttaggaaacaattttaattggaaaaaaatgtataagagaaattttcaaattaatacttgacgattatttatttttattaacgaCTAAATGCGATACGGAGCTAACTATAAGGCACTAACTTTCGAATGCTGaacgtttttgaaaatatttcggaagtttaaaattttaggtGATGAAAgaattttgatttaatacatttcgtttggtaaaaaaaattttttgaaatattaaaaacaaattattataagaaattgtcatggaaaaatataaaaaaaatattaaattaaaatattaaaaaaaacatgaaagtaTCATTTTGATTAAACCCCCATTTGATGACAATGAAAAGCATGTAATGATAACTGAATGAATATTTCTGACTTACCGGCATGCTTAGTGTTACCATAGTATTGTGTGGAGAATGTCCAAGTTAAGGGTAATGCTGTGAAGATGATGCAGATGAGTAGTGGAGACATTTTGTAGATTTCTTTTGATGATAACTgtaaagaaatagaaaaattaaaattataaaaaatttcaatgaaataatttaatacaacCATATGCACATAACTAAGAATACTACAACAAGAAATGGAcaaggacagacagacatgaaGCGAGACACTGCTGCGTGTTGTGATCCGGTATAGGCATAAATATGTTCTTCTACAGATCGACGATCCTTTCTGCTGATCATTATCGGCCCTTTATAGGCGGTTTTCGTTCGTAAAAGGCCTTGCCCAGCTTTGTAGTGACATTGGGTTCGATCAAAATGCTGATAAATGCAACACTGACAGCTTTACACTTGTTGATTATGGGTTGTCTTCCCAAgaacattaaattaataaatattcattttacactTCCACttatatttgcataaaacattTACACCCTCGCCCACATACACAAGAAAATTATAGTAATTACCAAGTAACAAAactttatatttgttgtaattcacGGCCCGCTACTATAGCAATGTAATGTAGGTGCCGCCGCGCCTGCGAAGAAATTGTGAGCGCTACTAAATTTCACTATGCAAAATTTCGATGACCGAAAGAGCGAAGTGTAAAGTTAATATTGATTTTAAGATCGAAAATTTTACAGCTTCCCAGTGCAAATAGCATGAGCCTGCGTATTTTTGCTATATGACTAATAATCGGCGCTTAATTGGCATGGGATTATCATAACAATGAATTGAGAGGCGTTCTTGGCGCAACTGGTGGAGCTGCCGAGGCTGGTGAGTTAACCGACACCGACGCCAACTGCGACGTCGACAGCGACAGCGAGCGCTTCAAGTTCAAATTGTGCGAgattatttatttccatatttatgtGAGTTGAAAATAACCGTTATTTGCGGCCGAATAGTTTAGATGAAATGTAATCATAACACACATATATTGTAGTTCTTGGAAGCGTGTTGGGAAATGAATGTCGAAAACGAATTTTGagtatcaaaataattttacaaaaataaaattaaaaagaaaattaaaaaaaaaatataaaaaaattataacaaattttcataaataaaccaAGAATAATCTCAATAAGAAGCACACAAAGTAAGAAATATGCCCTCATTAAATCTTGAGAAGTTTAAAATTTCCATTATACTCAAGCGTTTATAATTTTAGGAAGCTCAAAACCGTTGGCGCTTATCTCGTTTAACTCGAATAAAAGATTActgaaagcattcaaaggcTATCAAGCTGTgccacatatgcacatacatgaTAACAGCAACAATGTGTTAATATATGTACGCCTGTTTACAGGTTAAAGAGatcgataatttcatttaaggcTGTTAAACAGCTGCGGAGACACAAAAacacattttcgaaaaataaaaaaatcataaaaataataaataaacaacaattcatacatacatacatgccagTCTGTGTTCCATTAATCACACGACTAGTCGCCTTATCAGCATACTTTAAAACTCACTTTCATGCACTGAGATCATATGTTGGCATCATTTCCATTTATCAAtgacaaacacactcacatatgttATAGCAGACTGCTCCGTCCGCTCAATCGCACACGATATAACTTAAGAACATATCACTTAAGCTTAAACAGATCACACGAACCAGCAAGATATCACGCAGTGGGTAGGGTTCAGTTAGTCGCGTTTCTTCTATAGAAATCagaaattaattatgcatttgacTTAAAATCATATCACACGAACCGAATTATATCAAATGACCTTAACAATGCATCACGGGATGGGTGGCC
This genomic interval carries:
- the LOC105212659 gene encoding glucose dehydrogenase [FAD, quinone] isoform X1, with the translated sequence MQQSRHSWHYYSEPLPHICQGLKHRLCYHPRGKTIGGSGAINGMIYVEGHRKDFDDWLAAGNTKWGWADVKRYYEKAVRPVGNATHPKGYVVLTEDYTGAKTMIDTAIFNATAELGLPRLGKLYNGIEVGTMYLPITIKDGRRMSTGKVHLAKVSGRPNLHVIKNAHVRKIHFDRAGTIATKVTFVLRGMYELSAKVRKEVVLSAGTIDSPKLLLLSGVGPHKHLKALRIPVVRDLEIGTNLCDHVITTLFFRLPNKTLIAPSQLRALDGIYDYLIHNRGNLRGNPSGTTSFVNTKGDSAVPDLQLHYTLYRRENIDHFRSHLSRRDDKIVARLSKHFKDAHLISFMLILAKPRSVGKLRLRSADYLDPPRMYSNYLDDPEDVATLLRGIRFLERLERTKTMRALNATLIHIPCDECDGYKYRTDAYWRCYIKYMGEGGFHHTSTVKMGPKSDRDACVDPRLLLYGVKNVRVADASIMPDVPRSNTNAPTIMIGERAADFIKEDWKECDERVEPK
- the LOC105212665 gene encoding uncharacterized protein LOC105212665, yielding MKFFGVVALLLVVVLAALLDSAAAADCELSGEKANKHEKFQIRGECAQYTCDGPGEISAITCPSIAAPASCKHTPQDNSKPFPMCCESYDC
- the LOC105212658 gene encoding uncharacterized protein LOC105212658 isoform X1, whose product is MLSSKEIYKMSPLLICIIFTALPLTWTFSTQYYGNTKHAVLPNHCYYEELQLAVPVNDTLYPIDIEYQCITVSCRYDYVLVIKHCDRYLLRHGCIEQPPDYSKPYPDCCTQIKCAD
- the LOC105212658 gene encoding uncharacterized protein LOC105212658 isoform X2; the protein is MSPLLICIIFTALPLTWTFSTQYYGNTKHAVLPNHCYYEELQLAVPVNDTLYPIDIEYQCITVSCRYDYVLVIKHCDRYLLRHGCIEQPPDYSKPYPDCCTQIKCAD